In Pseudomonas sp. FP1742, the DNA window TCTTGAACGGCAGCAGCTCTTCACCGAGATTGCGGGTGCCTTCGGGGAAGACCCAGATCGAGGTATCTTCATTTTGCAAGGTGTGAGTGGTGGTCAGCATCGACTGGCGTGCCTTGTGCGCATTGCCGCGATCGATCAACACATTGCCGGCCAGCCAGAACAACTGCCCGAACAACGGCACCCACTTCAGGCTCTTCTTGCCGATGCACACGGTGCGACGGGGCACCACGTTGCCGAACACAAACAGATCGTAGTTGGACTGGTGGTTGGCGATGATCACGCAGCTGTCGGGTTTATCCATCAACGGCCCGACATCGGCCTTCACCCGTAAACGTAAAATACACATCGCGGGCCACGCATACAGACGCGCGCATAAACGGCTGTTGTCCGGATTAAACGGCCGGCATAGACCGAGGATCACTCCAAGCACGCCGGCCAGAATAAAGTGCAAGCCCATCAATAACATACGAAACACAAACAGCATTTAAAGGGCCCACCGGGACAAAAGGTGGCGCAGTGTACGGATGTGCACTGTTTTCGGCAATTGCCGCTATAGAGGTGGGAGATAGCCGATGTTTGAGCGCATGTTTCCGACTTGTGAGTCAGATGCGGCCTAGAGCGGTTGTAAGGTTTTAAACCAGACGCCCAAGAAAAAGCCCGACACGACGGTCGGGCTTTTCGGTGCAGCGCATTTGGGCTTAACCCATGTGCTCCTGATCCAGGATGATCGCGTTGTCCAGCGTCTCCAGCAGCGCCTTGCGCGTTTTCAACTTGGTGTTTTTGTGGGCGATCATGTTGAGCTTCTTCAACTGACGAGCCGCCGCCAGCGCCGCGCCTTGGAGCTCTTCGGCCGACACCACCATGTCGAGGAAACCGGCATCCACGGCACTCTGCGGGTTGAACATCTCGGCGTTGATCACCGCGCGATGAAACGCCGACTTGCGCAGACGATCGCGGGCCAGTTCGATACCGGCGTGGTGCATGGTCATGCCGATCTGCACTTCGTTCAGGCCAATGCTGAACGGGCCATCGACACCGATGCGGTAGTCAACCGACAACAGAATAAACGCACCCTTGGCCACCGCATGCCCAGGACACGCCACGACCACCGGGAAGGGGTGCGACAGCAGGCGACGAGCCAGGGTCGATCCGGCAGCCACCAACGCCATGGCCTCGTTAGGGCCGGCCGTCATCACCTTCAAGTCATAACCACCCGACAGAATCCCCGGCTGACCGGTAATGATCACCACCGCCCGATCCGCTACCGCCCGATCCAGCGCAGCGTTAAACGCCACAATCACGTCCGGAGAGATGGCATTGACCTTGCCATTGCTCAAGGTCAGGGTCGCGATACCGTCTTCGAGATGGTAGGAAATCAACTCACTCATGACGCCAATCCTTCTAATAAAGTAAGGCAGACGTTACCCACCGCTGTAGGCCAGGTAAAGCGCCGTGACTGACCCGCCAGTCACCCTTTTCCCGCCCGCCAGGCACCGCCCGCCCCGCCCACCGCGCATTAGCCTCTATATAGAAGGGGAGGCGAAGCCGGAGATTGGCAGGTTTGCCATGCCCTTGAACGCGCCCAAAGCACTAATCGCGTTAAGCGCATGAAAATTCTGAAAAAAATATTTGCCATCAGAAAAGCTTTCGACTACATTAGCGCGCCTCGACAGACTGAATAAGTTTGACGAGATACGGTGAAGTGTCCGAGTGGCTTAAGGAGCACGCCTGGAAAGTGTGTATACAGGAAACTGTATCGAGAGTTCGAATCTCTCCTTCACCGCCAAATTCGATATACATAAAACCCCTGATTTCGAGAGAAGTCAGGGGTTTTGTGGTTTCTGGCGTCTGGATTTCATGCATTAGACTGCCAAACTCCTCGAGCGGAATCGACCTGGGTGCCCAAACCCTCGCGTCAGTTTCGTTGTTTCAGCCATTGATGACAGCTCTGAACAAGGACATCCCATGATCACCACCACTACCCACACCATCGAAGGCCGGCAAATCACCGCTTACCTGGACATTGTCAGCGCCGAGTCGGTGCAGGGCGTTAACGTGATCCGCGACATGTTCGCCGGGATGCGGGATTTTTTTGGTGGGCGTTCTCAGACGTTGGAGCGGGCGTTGAAGGATGCGCGGATTCAGGCGACCGACGAGATCAAGGAGCGGGCGCGGGCGCTTCAGGCGGATGCGGTGGTGGGGCTCGATTATGAGATCAGCATGCCGGCCGGCAAGGGTGGGATGGTGGTGGTGTTTGTCACCGGGACGGCGGTCAAGCTGAGGTAGGCCGGGCAGTACTGGCCATTCGTCGGGCATGTAACGATCTGAATCACAAGTCTGGGAATGACCGGCTAGTCTCAAAAACCAGGGTGGTCGATATTTCCAGGCAAAAAGGGCTTGCCGGTATCGACCCGTTTTGAGAGGAGCGAAGATATGGCTGAGCCGTATATCGAAGACGACGGGGCAGAGTTTCCGATCAATAATTGCGTGCAGTGTGGTCAGACGGACTATGTGCCGAGCTTCGGCGAAGACCGTATCAAAATCAATAAAATCAAATCTGCAGTGCCTCGAACCCGGGGACCGAAATCGAAATTTATGCCCAAGCTGGGGGCGCCCTCCAGGAAGTAAATAGTAAACAGCACAAACCCCGCCAACTCAGAGCGGGGTTTCTTGTTTCTGAAGGGGTGAAAGCGTCGTTCGACGGCCATGCCAAGAAACGTCCTACAACTTTGCAGGCGTTGGTGTTTTTTTTCACAAACTTTTCACACCGGCCTACGTAGTCTCAGCTCATCCGTTAGAAAGCAGTACCCTGGCCCGTCTCCCCAGCGGGCTTTTTTTTGCCTGTTATAAAACCTTTTGCATAAATGCTGTCCAACCGTCGCCAATGGCGAGGTTGTTCCGGTTTTGCGTCTGGACTTTACCTTCGCTACAGCATTCAATCTCCGGCCTTTCGGTTCCCCTTTTTTTGAGGTTCTTGTTATGCGTTTGACACTGCCTGCTCTGGTTCTGGGCCTTTTGGTCGCTCAAGGTGCGATGGCTGCCGGTGATGGCACGGCCGCGCTCGGTGGTGGTCTGGGTGGCGCGTTGGGTAATGTGGTCGGCCAGAAAATGGGCGGCAGCACGGGTGCGGCGATTGGTGCTGGTGTAGCGGGTGCAGCCGGCAGCGCTGTTGCCGCACGTAAAGGCAGCCGCACCAAAGCGGCCATTGGCGGCGGTGTTGGCGCGGCGGGCGGTTCGATAATCGGTAACAGCCTGGGCGGCAAGAACGGCTCCACCATCGGCGCAGGCTTGGGCGGTGCATTGGGCGGTGGCGTGGGCAGCAACCTGTCCAAAAAGGGTCACTGATCCTTAATGATCCGCTGAAAAAGCCCGGCTTACCTGCCGGGCTTTTTCGTTTTGGAACGTTTCTCCGGCATATGACTCAAATCTCATACAGTCGGTATTTGGTTTGCTGTACAACAGATGCAGATGCCAGGCTGAAGCCATCCGCGGCATGTTCT includes these proteins:
- a CDS encoding 1-acylglycerol-3-phosphate O-acyltransferase, which codes for MLFVFRMLLMGLHFILAGVLGVILGLCRPFNPDNSRLCARLYAWPAMCILRLRVKADVGPLMDKPDSCVIIANHQSNYDLFVFGNVVPRRTVCIGKKSLKWVPLFGQLFWLAGNVLIDRGNAHKARQSMLTTTHTLQNEDTSIWVFPEGTRNLGEELLPFKKGAFQMAIAAGVPIVPVCVSSYVKHMRLNRWRSGKILIRSLPAIPTAGLSLDDMPMLIAQCREQMRECIDSMDRQLQAA
- a CDS encoding crotonase/enoyl-CoA hydratase family protein, producing MSELISYHLEDGIATLTLSNGKVNAISPDVIVAFNAALDRAVADRAVVIITGQPGILSGGYDLKVMTAGPNEAMALVAAGSTLARRLLSHPFPVVVACPGHAVAKGAFILLSVDYRIGVDGPFSIGLNEVQIGMTMHHAGIELARDRLRKSAFHRAVINAEMFNPQSAVDAGFLDMVVSAEELQGAALAAARQLKKLNMIAHKNTKLKTRKALLETLDNAIILDQEHMG
- a CDS encoding YbjQ family protein — protein: MITTTTHTIEGRQITAYLDIVSAESVQGVNVIRDMFAGMRDFFGGRSQTLERALKDARIQATDEIKERARALQADAVVGLDYEISMPAGKGGMVVVFVTGTAVKLR
- a CDS encoding bacteriocin, with product MRLTLPALVLGLLVAQGAMAAGDGTAALGGGLGGALGNVVGQKMGGSTGAAIGAGVAGAAGSAVAARKGSRTKAAIGGGVGAAGGSIIGNSLGGKNGSTIGAGLGGALGGGVGSNLSKKGH